One genomic window of Elaeis guineensis isolate ETL-2024a chromosome 2, EG11, whole genome shotgun sequence includes the following:
- the LOC105054739 gene encoding uncharacterized protein has translation MECSLSLELTKKMTSTSSCFLPSFSPPPNPHLWSGIVSLDGLHRPHLPKPISPMKSLPTSRFSSIRSSSICCLKGQSDPMPVLSTSSLEPEVRTGMWNWQRYRIRYQYAGKSGPALVLVHGFGANSDHWQKNISVLAKSHRVYAIDLVGFGYSDKPNPRKPGMNSIYTFETWASQLNEFCADVVKDVPFFICNSIGGVVGLQAAVMEPQLCKGIVLLNISLRMLHIKKQPWYARPFIKSFQSLLRNTAVGKLFYNAVATPDSVRSILCQCYYDTSTVTDELVQIILQPGLDPGAADVFLDFISYSDGPLPEELLPLVKCPVLVAWGDKDPWEPVELGKKYADFNTVEDFITLPNVGHCPQDEAPNLVNPLIESFVKRHST, from the exons ATGGAGTGCTCCCTCTCCTTAGAATTAACTAAGAAGATGACGAGCACCAGCTCTTGTTTTCTCCCCTCCTTCTCTCCTCCCCCCAATCCCCATCTCTGGAGTGGAATCGTTTCACTGGATGGACTTCATCGCCCGCATCTCCCGAAACCCATCTCGCCGATGAAATCCCTTCCCACTTCTCGATTCTCCTCGATTAGGTCGAGCTCCATTTGCTGTTTAAAGGGGCAGTCCGATCCAATGCCGGTTCTCTCGACCTCCTCCTTGGAACCAGAAGTTCGCACTGG CATGTGGAATTGGCAACGTTATCGCATTCGTTACCAGTATGCTGGAAAAAGTGGGCCTGCGCTAGTTTTAGTTCATGGCTTTGGGGCAAACAG TGACCATTGGCAGAAAAACATATCTGTTCTTGCAAAGTCACACAGAGTGTATGCAATTGATCTTGTTGGTTTTGGTTATTCCGATAAACCAAATCCACGGAAGCCTGGCATGAATTCCATTTATACATTTGAGACATGGGCATCCCAACTCAATGAGTTTTGTGCGGATGTGGTCAAAGATGTTCCATTCTTTATTTGCAACTCCATTGGAG GAGTAGTTGGTCTTCAGGCAGCTGTTATGGAGCCTCAGCTCTGTAAGGGTATTGTGTTACTAAACATTTCCTTAAGAATGCTTCACATTAAGAAGCAGCCTTGGTATGCGAGGCCTTTTATTAAGTCATTCCAGAGCCTATTGCG GAATACAGCTGTTGGAAAGCTGTTTTACAATGCAGTTGCCACACCAGACTCTGTTAGAAGTATTCTATGTCAG TGTTATTATGACACATCTACAGTGACAGATGAGTTAGTTCAGATAATTCTGCAGCCAGGACTGGATCCTGGTGCAGCTGATGTATTTCTTGACTTCATCTCCTACTCAGATGGTCCTCTACCTGAAGAACTGCTCCCTCTAGTGAAG TGTCCAGTTTTGGTCGCTTGGGGAGACAAGGACCCATGGGAGCCTGTCGAACTTGGAAAGAAGTATGCAGATTTTAATACAGTGgaagatttcattacccttcccaACGTTGGCCACTGCCCACAG GATGAAGCACCAAATCTTGTAAATCCTCTAATTGAATCATTTGTTAAGCGACATTCAACGTGA
- the LOC105054732 gene encoding LOW QUALITY PROTEIN: hypothetical protein At1g04090-like (The sequence of the model RefSeq protein was modified relative to this genomic sequence to represent the inferred CDS: inserted 1 base in 1 codon), which yields MKSRNPKAPKLEVALPAPKPTSWERNLPCTSPPCPSSIIMGIEGICPTTTVYKRPYASILISSISLRPSLQPFMTKGXPQVTTFPTMGNRGLAPSTSVSQRKVLPVESSFKLPSPLPSWPSGGGFAKGVIDLGGLEVCQVSSFTKVWASHEGGEDDSGATFFDPSPIPSGFSLLGSYAQSNSRPLFGWVLVARDTTNGGNLAKPVDYTLVWSSESSNLKRDGNGYFWLPTPPEGYKALGLLVTSSSKKPSLDRVRCVRADLTDQCENDASIWDKDGLSVHGLRPATRGVQALGVWVGTFLGQANGSPSSSDIACLKNKASSFTSMPNLSQIQAIMQAYSPVICFHPDEKYLPSSVSWYFDSGALLYAKGNPNPTPITSDGSNLPQGCSNDGGYWIDLPVDEGKKEKVKKGDIPTSKVYLHVKPMLGATFTDIAIWIFYPFNGPAKAKVGLINRSLGRIGGHVGDWEHVTLRVSNFNGELWRVYLSEHSSGTWVDASQLEFQGGNKPVAYSSLHGHANYSKPGLVLQGNSKLGVGIRNDTARGKNSIDTGERFEVAAAEYLGSAIVEPPWLNYEREWGPKITYDIGKAIDKVVKRLPGGLKTALKKVVESLPDEVLGEEGPTGPKMKREWSMDER from the exons ATGAAGTCGAGAAATCCAAAAGCTCCAAAGTTAGAGGTAGCTTTGCCAGCTCCTAAACCAACGAGTTGGGAGAGGAATCTTCCTTGCACGTCACCACCTTGTCCTTCATCTATAATCATGGGAATAGAAGGAATCTGCCCAACAACAACTGTGTATAAGAGACCATATGCTTCCATCCTCATCTCATCCATCTCCCTTCGTCCTTCTCTTCAGCCTTTCATGACCAAAG ATCCACAAGTCACTACTTTTCCAACCATGGGAAACCGCGGTCTCGCCCCCTCTACCAGTGTCTCCCAAAGAAAAGTTCTGCCCGTCGAGTCTTCCTTCAAGCTCCCATCTCCACTACCATCTTGGCCATCAG GTGGCGGATTTGCCAAAGGAGTCATAGACCTCGGAGGTCTAGAGGTCTGCCAAGTGTCTTCCTTCACCAAGGTGTGGGCTAGCCATGAAGGAGGCGAAGACGACAGTGGTGCCACCTTCTTCGATCCTTCGCCAATCCCCTCTGGCTTCTCCTTGCTGGGCTCCTACGCCCAATCCAACAGCCGGCCTCTCTTCGGCTGGGTCCTCGTTGCGAGGGACACCACCAACGGAGGCAACCTCGCGAAGCCCGTGGACTACACGCTCGTGTGGAGCAGCGAGTCATCCAACCTCAAGCGAGACGGCAATGGCTACTTCTGGCTCCCGACACCCCCCGAAGGCTACAAAGCCCTCGGCCTCCTCGTCACGAGCTCCTCGAAGAAGCCGTCCCTCGACCGAGTCAGGTGCGTCCGGGCCGACCTCACGGACCAGTGCGAGAACGACGCATCCATATGGGATAAGGATGGGTTGAGCGTCCATGGTCTGAGGCCGGCCACCAGGGGGGTCCAAGCCCTTGGTGTGTGGGTCGGCACGTTCTTAGGCCAAGCCAATGGGTCCCCCAGCTCTTCCGACATAGCTTGTCTAAAGAACAAGGCCTCCAGCTTCACCTCCATGCCTAACCTCAGCCAGATCCAGGCCATAATGCAAGCGTACTCGCCGGTGATCTGCTTCCACCCTGATGAGAAGTATCTCCCCTCCTCCGTGAGCTGGTACTTCGACAGCGGCGCGCTGCTTTACGCAAAGGGGAACCCAAATCCCACCCCCATCACGTCCGACGGTTCGAACCTCCCACAGGGATGCTCCAACGATGGCGGGTATTGGATAGACCTTCCGGTCGATGAGGGAAAGAAGGAGAAGGTTAAGAAAGGCGATATCCCCACCTCGAAGGTCTATCTCCATGTCAAGCCAATGCTCGGCGCCACATTCACCGATATTGCCATCTGGATCTTTTATCCTTTCAACGGGCCTGCAAAGGCTAAGGTGGGGTTAATTAACCGCTCATTAGGGAGGATAGGGGGGCATGTGGGTGATTGGGAGCATGTTACCTTAAGGGTGAGCAATTTTAATGGAGAACTATGGAGGGTCTACCTCTCAGAACACAGCAGTGGAACTTGGGTGGATGCCTCGCAGCTGGAGTTCCAAGGAGGGAACAAGCCTGTGGCCTACTCTTCATTGCATGGCCATGCTAATTACTCCAAGCCAGGACTAGTCCTGCAAGGGAACTCCAAGTTGGGGGTCGGCATTAGGAATGACACTGCGAGAGGGAAGAATAGCATAGACACTGGGGAGAGGTTTGAGGTTGCGGCGGCCGAGTACTTGGGCTCCGCCATTGTTGAGCCGCCATGGCTGAACTATGAGAGGGAATGGGGGCCGAAGATAACCTACGACATCGGGAAGGCGATTGATAAGGTGGTGAAGCGGCTCCCTGGGGGTCTCAAGACCGCATTGAAGAAGGTGGTGGAAAGCCTTCCTGATGAAGTGCTAGGGGAGGAAGGGCCTACTGGACCGAAGATGAAGAGAGAGTGGTCCATGGATGAACGTTAA